In Mus musculus strain C57BL/6J chromosome 14, GRCm38.p6 C57BL/6J, the following are encoded in one genomic region:
- the 4930503E14Rik gene encoding uncharacterized protein LOC74954: MFSWLRRLFHRENGDQGETRPRQKESAIPSCKNRRMKSFWERHMSAGKTSSQNCNITNHMKNMNKLDDMKFYIRKINAERLELFRILDIDMNTDLNYRMNIEFTIIKSQHEKTMLDMEKMTQSISDTIEKYKEFIEDKDSYRCEILQQKLEHGTDQDKVSFEENICVCEANISSHPQ; this comes from the exons ATGTTTTCCTGGCTGCGCAGGCTATTTCACAGGGAGAATGGCGATCAAGGAGAGACaagaccaaggcagaaggaatCTGCCATCCCTTCTTGTAAAAACAGAAGAATGAAATCATTCTGGgaaaggcaca TGTCTGCTGGGAAAACATCATCCCAAAATTGCAACATCACTAATCATATGAAGAATATGAATAAACTAGATGATATGAAATTTTATATCAGAAAGATAAATGCTGAGAGGTTAGAACTTTTTCGAATCTTGGACATTGACATGAATACTgatttgaactacag GATGAACATTGAATTCACCATCAtcaaatcacaacatgagaagacaatgttggatatggaaAAAATGACGCAGTCAATAAGTGATACCATTGAGAAGTACAAGGAATTCATAGAAGATAAggattcctacag GTGTGAAATACTCCAGCAGAAACTGGAACATGGAACAGACCAGGACAAGGTCTCCTTCGAAGAGAACATCTGCGTGTGCGaagcaaatatttcatctcaTCCCCAGTAA
- the 4930503E14Rik gene encoding uncharacterized protein LOC74954 isoform X1, with translation MKSFWERHMSAGKTSSQNCNITNHMKNMNKLDDMKFYIRKINAERLELFRILDIDMNTDLNYRMNIEFTIIKSQHEKTMLDMEKMTQSISDTIEKYKEFIEDKDSYRCEILQQKLEHGTDQDKVSFEENICVCEANISSHPQ, from the exons ATGAAATCATTCTGGgaaaggcaca TGTCTGCTGGGAAAACATCATCCCAAAATTGCAACATCACTAATCATATGAAGAATATGAATAAACTAGATGATATGAAATTTTATATCAGAAAGATAAATGCTGAGAGGTTAGAACTTTTTCGAATCTTGGACATTGACATGAATACTgatttgaactacag GATGAACATTGAATTCACCATCAtcaaatcacaacatgagaagacaatgttggatatggaaAAAATGACGCAGTCAATAAGTGATACCATTGAGAAGTACAAGGAATTCATAGAAGATAAggattcctacag GTGTGAAATACTCCAGCAGAAACTGGAACATGGAACAGACCAGGACAAGGTCTCCTTCGAAGAGAACATCTGCGTGTGCGaagcaaatatttcatctcaTCCCCAGTAA